One Nicotiana tomentosiformis chromosome 4, ASM39032v3, whole genome shotgun sequence genomic window carries:
- the LOC104120915 gene encoding probable LRR receptor-like serine/threonine-protein kinase At3g47570 produces MDSALFSFYQSVTSKFSLLFFITSFLCISVALCHGNDTDQQALLVFRRAIKDPFGYMKPWNVSTHFCQWPGITCGRKHMRVIQLNLANQNLDGPLSPFIGNMSFLRSLYLSNNSFRGEIPSEIGRLRRLQRLNLGNNSFHGDIPSNLSRCTNLVSLVLGGNKLVGSLPPQLGSLSKLEYFLLTRNNLTGEIPSSFGNLTSLKGFYAPLNNLQGKIPDSLGQLKNLKSLGIAANNLTGTIPYAIFNISSMTTFDVGINQIQGTLPSSLGITLPNLELFIIGGNNISGSIPSSLSNSSKLVYFLAGGNQLTGSVPSLENLNELQQLTIPGNYLGTGELDDLSFISSLTNASSFRILEMQFNSFGGILPLSFRNLSNELQVVQLSYNKIRGNIPAEIGNFINLEEFQVRENLLTGTIPTNLGKVKNLQILDLSQNRFSGNIPSSLGNLSVVTILLFHDNDLTGEIPASLRNCNNLIEIYVAQNNLLGQIPKELFALSSLVAVDISENHLDGFIPLEAGNMRNLEYLNVSENNLTGKIPSTIGSCVRLEVLDMKGNSFQGIIPPSFSSLRGLHVLDLSRNNLSGQVPNYLEDFKFQLLNLSFNGFEGMLPNEGIFKNASVISVIGNPKLCGGVPNIHLPECDIKRSKKLGSRFILKIVISIVVGILGLTILVTLLFFFLFKKPKKGPVLSSFGESLINVSYQSLLQATNGFSEDNLIGAGSYGSVYKGTLDGGIVVAVKVLNLSRHGASKSFMAECEVLRNIRHRNLVKVLTACSGTDYQGNEFKALVYEFMANGSLEDWLHPSPSEDANLAESKKLNILQRLNIAIDVASAIDYLHHHCETPIIHCDLKPSNILLDDRLVGHIGDFGLAKFLQPTAQNSSVSEGSSSLVRGTIGYTAPEYGMGSELSTCGDVYSFGILLLEMFTGKRPTDGMFRDGLDLPSFAKYALLNGATEVIEPSLISGSNEENGGQNTSMYQNKECLVSILQVGVACSAYSGAERMNITETVSKLYSIRDAVM; encoded by the exons ATGGATTCAGCATTGTTCTCCTTCTATCAGTCAGTAACTAGTAAATTTTCCCTTCTATTCTTCATTAcaagttttctttgtatttctgtggCATTGTGTCATGGCAATGACACAGACCAACAAGCACTACTTGTATTCAGGAGAGCAATAAAGGATCCTTTTGGATATATGAAACCATGGAATGTATCCACACACTTTTGCCAGTGGCCTGGTATTACTTGTGGACGTAAACACATGAGAGTCATTCAACTAAACCTCGCGAACCAAAATCTAGATGGTCCCTTGTCGCCCTTTATTGGCAACATGAGTTTTCTCAGGTCTCTATACCTGTCAAACAATAGCTTCCGTGGTGAAATCCCCTCGGAGATAGGTCGTTTGAGAAGGCTACAACGATTGAATCTTGGCAACAACTCATTTCATGGTGATATTCCTTCAAATTTATCAAGGTGCACAAATCTTGTATCTCTTGTCCTTGGAGGTAACAAGTTAGTCGGAAGTCTTCCTCCCCAGCTAGGCTCATTGTCCAAACTCGAATACTTTTTACTCACTCGAAACAACTTGACAGGTGAAATCCCTTCTTCTTTTGGAAACTTAACATCGTTGAAAGGATTCTATGCACCATTGAATAATCTTCAAGGGAAAATCCCTGACTCACTCGGGCAGCTAAAAAACTTAAAAAGTTTAGGAATAGCTGCAAACAATTTGACAGGTACCATTCCTTATGCAATCTTCAACATCTCTTCCATGACAACATTTGATGTTGGAATAAACCAAATTCAAGGTACTCTTCCTTCAAGTTTGGGAATCACCCTCCCGAATCTTGAACTATTTATAATTGGTGGGAACAATATTTCTGGATCAATACCATCTTCATTGTCCAATTCATCAAAGTTAGTGTATTTTCTTGCGGGAGGTAATCAACTTACAGGAAGTGTACCAAGTCTTGAAAACCTGAATGAGCTTCAACAGTTAACCATTCCAGGGAATTATCTTGGAACTGGAGAACTAGATGACTTAAGTTTCATCTCCTCTTTGACAAATGCATCTAGTTTCAGAATTTTGGAGATGCAGTTCAATAGTTTTGGAGGAATTCTGCCTTTATCCTTCCGAAATCTCTCAAATGAGCTTCAGGTTGTGCAGTTGTCATACAACAAAATACGTGGTAACATACCGGCTGAGATTGGAAATTTCATCAACTTGGAAGAATTTCAGGTGAGGGAAAACTTACTCACTGGTACTATTCCAACCAATCTTGGAAAAGTTAAAAACTTGCAGATTTTGGATTTGTCTCAGAATAGATTTTCTGGGAATATTCCATCATCTCTAGGAAATCTGAGTGTAgtaaccatccttctttttcacgatAATGATCTTACGGGTGAGATACCAGCAAGTTTACGAAATTGCAATAATTTGATTGAAATATATGTTGCTCAAAATAACCTGTTAGGACAAATACCTAAGGAACTTTTTGCTCTCTCTTCCTTAGTTGCTGTAGATATTTCTGAGAACCATTTAGATGGTTTCATTCCTCTCGAAGCTGGAAACATGAGAAATCTCGAGTATCTCAATGTTTCCGAGAACAACTTGACTGGCAAAATACCAAGTACCATTGGTAGCTGTGTGAGACTTGAAGTCTTAGACATGAAAGGAAACTCTTTTCAAGGAATTATTCCACCTTCTTTCAGTTCTTTGAGAGGTCTCCATGTTTTAGACCTTTCTAGGAATAACTTGTCTGGTCAAGTACCAAATTACTTGGAAGATTTTAAGTTTCAACTCCTTAATTTGTCGTTCAATGGTTTCGAAGGAATGTTACCAAATGAAGGCATCTTTAAGAATGCAAGTGTAATATCAGTAATTGGAAATCCAAAACTTTGTGGGGGTGTGCCTAACATACATCTTCCGGAGTGCGACATCAAAAGATCAAAAAAACTTGGTTCGAGGTTTATCCTCAAGATTGTGATCTCTATTGTCGTTGGTATACTAGGACTTACCATTCTAGTCactttactattttttttcttgttcAAGAAACCCAAAAAGGGGCCTGTTTTGAGCTCATTTGGCGAATCTCTCATAAATGTTTCTTACCAAAGTTTGCTTCAAGCTACTAATGGATTCTCTGAAGACAACTTGATTGGTGCTGGTAGCTATGGATCTGTGTATAAAGGAACTCTTGATGGAGGAATAGTCGTCGCAGTGAAAGTATTAAACCTCTCGCGACATGGAGCTTCCAAAAGCTTTATGGCTGAATGTGAAGTCTTGAGAAACATAAGACATCGGAATTTGGTCAAGGTTCTCACAGCTTGTTCAGGAACTGACTATCAAGGGAATGAATTCAAGGCTTTGGTTTACGAGTTTATGGCTAATGGCAGCCTCGAAGACTGGTTGCATCCGAGTCCAAGTGAAGATGCAAATCTGGCAGAATCAAAAAAGTTGAATATTCTTCAAAGGCTCAACATTGCTATTGATGTTGCTTCTGCAATCGATTATCTTCATCACCACTGTGAGACTCCGATAATTCACTGTGATCTCAAGCCAAGCAACATTCTTCTAGACGATAGATTGGTTGGTCATATTGGTGATTTTGGTTTGGCAAAATTCCTTCAACCAACTGCACAAAATTCTTCTGTTTCAGAGGGAAGCTCTAGTCTTGTTAGAGGAACTATTGGTTACACTGCTCCAG AATATGGGATGGGCAGCGAGCTATCGACTTGTGGTGATGTATACAGCTTCGGAATCCTCTTGCTTGAAATGTTCACAGGAAAAAGGCCAACAGATGGAATGTTTAGGGATGGTTTAGACCTGCCGAGTTTTGCTAAGTATGCGTTGCTTAATGGAGCTACAGAAGTCATAGAACCATCCCTTATTTCCGGAAGTAATGAAGAGAATGGAGGTCAAAACACAAGTATGTACCAGAATAAGGAGTGTCTGGTTTCTATACTTCAAGTTGGGGTTGCTTGTTCGGCATATTCTGGAGCTGAAAGAATGAACATCACTGAAACTGTTTCTAAATTGTACTCTATCAGAGATGCTGTCATGTGA
- the LOC104120913 gene encoding glyceraldehyde-3-phosphate dehydrogenase A, chloroplastic, whose protein sequence is MASAALTVANSSLQVSNKGFSEFSGLRTSSAIPFGRKTNDDLLSVVAFQTSVIGGGNNKRGVVEAKLKVAINGFGRIGRNFLRCWHGRKDSPLDVIAINDTGGVKQASHLLKYDSTLGIFDADVKPVGTDGISVDGKVIQVVSNRNPVNLPWGDLGIDLVIEGTGVFVDREGAGKHIQAGAKKVLITAPGKGDIPTYVVGVNADLYNPDEPIISNASCTTNCLAPFVKVLDQKFGIIKGTMTTTHSYTGDQRLLDASHRDLRRARAAALNIVPTSTGAAKAVALVLPSLKGKLNGIALRVPTPNVSVVDLVVQVTKKTFAEEVNAAFREAADKELKGILDVCDEPLVSVDFRCSDVSSTVDASLTMVMGDDMVKVIAWYDNEWGYSQRVVDLADIVANQWK, encoded by the exons ATGGCTTCGGCTGCTCTCACAGTAGCCAACTCTTCTCTCCAG GTCAGCAACAAAGGATTCTCTGAATTCTCAGGGCTGCGTACCTCATCAGCTATTCCATTTGGAAGAAAAACTAATGATGACTTGCTCTCTGTTGTTGCTTTCCAAACCTCTGTT ATTGGAGGAGGGAACAACAAGAGGGGAGTAGTGGAGGCCAAGTTGAAAGTGGCCATCAATGGATTTGGAAGAATTGGAAGGAATTTCTTGAGGTGTTGGCATGGTAGGAAAGACTCTCCCCTTGATGTCATTGCCATCAATGACACTGGTGGTGTCAAGCAAGCCTCTCACCTTCTCAAATATGACTCCACCCTTGGCATCTTTGATGCTGACGTCAAGCCTGTCGGCACTGACGGCATCTCCGTCGACGGAAAAGTCATCCAAGTCGTCTCCAACCGCAACCCCGTCAACCTCCCCTGGGG AGATCTTGGGATTGACTTGGTAATAGAAGGTACCGGAGTGTTTGTCGACAGAGAAGGTGCCGGAAAACACATCCAGGCCGGAGCCAAGAAGGTGCTCATCACCGCTCCCGGAAAAGGTGACATCCCCACATATGTTGTTGGTGTCAATGCTGATCTCTACAACCCTGATGAACCAATCATCAGCAATGCCTCTTGCACCACCAACTGCCTTGCTCCTTTTGTCAAGGTTCTTGACCAAAAATTCG GCATTATCAAGGGAACCATGACAACTACTCACTCTTACACTGGTGACCAAAGGCTTCTTGATGCGAGCCACAGGGACCTTAGACGTGCACGAGCTGCAGCCCTCAACATAGTTCCAACCTCAACTGGTGCTGCTAAGGCCGTGGCCCTTGTCCTCCCAAGCCTTAAGGGGAAGCTCAACGGCATTGCCCTCCGTGTGCCAACCCCTAACGTCTCTGTCGTGGACCTTGTCGTTCAAGTCACCAAGAAGACATTTGCTGAGGAAGTGAATGCTGCATTTAGGGAGGCTGCTGACAAGGAGCTCAAAGGCATTCTCGATGTCTGCGATGAACCACTCGTGTCGGTCGACTTCCGGTGCAGTGATGTGTCATCAACTGTTGATGCTTCACTTACTATGGTCATGGGAGATGACATGGTTAAGGTTATTGCTTGGTATGACAATGAATGGGGTTACTCACAGAGGGTGGTGGATCTTGCAGACATTGTTGCAAACCAGTGgaaatga